The genomic segment TCGGCAGACGCCCGCATTGGCTTAATCCTGAGCAGGCTGGAAATTTTCGTGAGGAAAATGGCCCTCGGAGGTTGGGTCTTCCGGCGGAGCGGCCTACATGGAACTTAGCAGGAAGGAACCGATGACAAGCGCCAAGGCAGACACATCGGCAGAGCCGTCAGGGCGTCTGGTCGCCATTTCAAACCGGACCGCCGCAGGCAGCGAAAGCAAGGCAGGCGGTCTCGCTGTGGCGCTTTGGGAGACCCTGGTGGAGACCAAGGGGCTCTGGATCGGTTGGTCCGGCCGTGTGCTCGACTTCGAAACCGCCCGGGTCAATCACGTGGAGGAGGAAGGGGTTCACTTCGCCCTCAGCGACCTCTCACGCCGGCAATATGATGGCTTCTATCTCGCTTATGCCAATTCCGTCCTCTGGCCAGTCATGCATAACCGGATCGATCTTGCCGTGTTCGAGGCGGACACCTATCGCAACTACCGCTCCGTGAATGAGAAGTTTGCCCGGATCGCGGTGCAGGAGGCCCGGCAGGAAGACTTTGTCTGGGTGCATGATTACCACTTCTTTCTTCTGGGGCGGATGATGCGCCAGAGGGGCTGGCAGGGTCGGCTCGGCTGGTTCCTGCACATCCCGTTTCCGGCACCGGACGCTTTCCGCGCCATCCCTCAGCACCGGGAGCTCGGCGAGGCGATGTGCGCCTATGATGTGGTTGGCGTCCAGACGGGAAAAGACCTCTATAATCTCGCCCGCTATCTGGAAGAAGAGTTCGACGCAGAAGAAATGCCGGACGGGCGCTTTAAAGTCGGTGAGCGGACGGTCCGCCTGCTGCATTGCCCCATCGGGATTGACGTGGACGCGTTCGTGGAGGCCTCCACCTGCGATGAAGCGCAGCTGGCGGCATCAAAGCTCAACAAGTTTCTCGGCAATCGCCAGCTCGTGCTGGGGGTCGACCGGATGGACTATTCCAAAGGCCTCATTCAGCGCTTCGAGGGCATGGCGGACCTGTTTGACCGCCACCCGGATGTGCACGGGCACATCTCCTTTACCCAGATTGCACCGCCTTCGCGTTCCGTTGTGGAAGAATACCAGCAGCTTCGCCAGCAACTGAACGAACTGTCGGGCCGCATAAACGGCGACTATGGGGATCTGGACTGGATTCCCATCCGCTACCTGGCGCGAGGGTATGACCGGGACGAAATTGCCGGCCTGTACCGGCAGGCCAAGGTGTGCCTGGTCACGCCCTTGCAGGATGGCATGAACCTGGTCGCCAAGGAGTTTGTGGCCGCGCAGGACCCGAATGACCCCGGCGTTCTTGTCCTGTCCCAGTTCGCCGGCGCGGCGGAGCAGATGCAGGAGGCCCTGATCGTGAACCCCTATGATGCGGGCGCGATTTCCGAAGCCGTCTACCGGGCAATTCACATGCCGCTCGAAGAGCGACAGACGCGCTGGCGGACGCTCATGGACGGCATCCGGTCCCAGGACCTGATCTGGTGGCGTGAGCGGTTTTTGAACGCCGTTCCGGCAGGTTCCGAAGCGCCTGCGGAGTCATGATGTTGCAGGGGGAGGCGCCGCCGCCGCTGCAGGCGGAAGATGCGCTGTTTTTGGATTTTGATGGGACGCTGGCCGGGTTGCAGGACAATCCGGATACGGTGTTTCTGGCGCCGGGTATGGATGCGGTGCTGGAGGCGATTGGCGGGCGGCTTGAAGGGGCGCTCGCGATCCTGTCCGGGCGGGATGCGGGCGATCTCGCCCGCCGCGTGCCGGGCGGGTTGTGGCGCATCGGTAATCACGGACTGATTCCTTTGGCGCCAGGCGCGAAGCCACCGGAAGTGAGGGCTGCTGCGCCGGATGCCGTGCGCGGTGCGATTGAGAAAATCAGTGCCATGTTCCATGGCACGCGCGTGGAAACCAAGGGGCCGGTTCTTGCTTTGCATTATCGCCAAGCCCCAGATTTTGCAGGAGAAATAGGTGTGGCGCTCGCCGATGCCGGGCTCTCCGCGGAGGGGTACCGCATCCAGCATGGCAAATTTGTTTTTGAGGCCAAGCCTGAAGACGCAAACAAGGGCCGCGCACTGGCCCGTATGATGCAAGACGCTCCGTTTTCCGGACGGCGTCCGGTCATGATTGGTGACGATACGACCGATGAAGATGCTTTCCGGGCCGCAAACGACTTGGGCGGGTTGACGATCAAGGTCGGCGCAGGTGACACCGTCGCCCAGTACCGGCTGAAAGATGTCGAGGCCGTGCATGCGTATCTGAAGGAGCTGACAGGGACATGAGCGGACTGGATCTTGGCATCGTGGGAAATGGCACGATTGCCGCCCTGATCAATTCACGCGGCGATTACCAGTGGGCGTGCCTGCCACGGTTCGACGGCCAGCCGGTATTCAACCAGCTTCTGGGCGGGGGCGGCGCCTTTTCCGTCTGGATGGAAGATCTTGCGTCCCGTACGCAATCCTATGATCACAATAGTGCGATCCTGCGGACGCGGCTGGAATCGCGTGACGGCGCGGTTGTCGAAATCGTCGACTTCGCGCCCCGTTTTGAAAACCAGGGCCGCATGTTCCGACCGGCCGCATTGGTGCGCCGCTTCCGTGTTCTGGCGGGCACGCCGCGTATGCGTATCACGCTGACTCCGGAAACAGACTGGGGCGGGCGCAAGCTGAAGCCGGTGAGAGGGGTCAACCACGTTCGGTTCATTGACGAGGAGCTTGGCTTCCGCGTCACCACAGATGCACCGGTTTCCTATATCCTGTCCGGTACAAGTTTCATCCTCGACCGGGAAGCGACTTTCATTCTTGGGGCGGACGAATCCCTGTCAGACCATCCGGAAGTCATTGCCCGTGACTGGGAAGAGCGTACGCGCCTCTACTGGAAGCGATGGGCGCGCAGCCTGGCGGTTCCATTCGAATGGCAGCAGGCGGTCATTCGCGCGGCGATCACGCTGAAGCTGTGCG from the uncultured Hyphomonas sp. genome contains:
- the otsB gene encoding trehalose-phosphatase, producing MMLQGEAPPPLQAEDALFLDFDGTLAGLQDNPDTVFLAPGMDAVLEAIGGRLEGALAILSGRDAGDLARRVPGGLWRIGNHGLIPLAPGAKPPEVRAAAPDAVRGAIEKISAMFHGTRVETKGPVLALHYRQAPDFAGEIGVALADAGLSAEGYRIQHGKFVFEAKPEDANKGRALARMMQDAPFSGRRPVMIGDDTTDEDAFRAANDLGGLTIKVGAGDTVAQYRLKDVEAVHAYLKELTGT
- a CDS encoding trehalose-6-phosphate synthase, giving the protein MTSAKADTSAEPSGRLVAISNRTAAGSESKAGGLAVALWETLVETKGLWIGWSGRVLDFETARVNHVEEEGVHFALSDLSRRQYDGFYLAYANSVLWPVMHNRIDLAVFEADTYRNYRSVNEKFARIAVQEARQEDFVWVHDYHFFLLGRMMRQRGWQGRLGWFLHIPFPAPDAFRAIPQHRELGEAMCAYDVVGVQTGKDLYNLARYLEEEFDAEEMPDGRFKVGERTVRLLHCPIGIDVDAFVEASTCDEAQLAASKLNKFLGNRQLVLGVDRMDYSKGLIQRFEGMADLFDRHPDVHGHISFTQIAPPSRSVVEEYQQLRQQLNELSGRINGDYGDLDWIPIRYLARGYDRDEIAGLYRQAKVCLVTPLQDGMNLVAKEFVAAQDPNDPGVLVLSQFAGAAEQMQEALIVNPYDAGAISEAVYRAIHMPLEERQTRWRTLMDGIRSQDLIWWRERFLNAVPAGSEAPAES